A genome region from Flavobacterium sp. CFS9 includes the following:
- a CDS encoding M3 family metallopeptidase: MSILTQYFKTKHNTAPFSQIKIEDYVPAFNEAIALAKAEIDAIVNNPEEPTFENTVVAMDFTGDVLDRLSSIFFNLNSAETTDEMQKIAQEVSPLLSEFGNDITLNAALFAKIKAVYEQKEKLNLNPEQTTLLDKKYKSFSRNGANLPEDKKESLREIDKELSKLSLQFGENVLAETNAFELHLTDEKDLAGLPEGTIEAARLLAKSQEKEGWIFTLDYPSYIPFVTYADNRELRKKMAIAFGAKAFQNNEFDNQENVLAIAKLRFKRANLLGYKTHAHFVLEERMAESPEKVFSFLNDLLAKAKPAAQKEFAELAAFAKELDGIEQLEKWDGAYYSEKLKQQLFNLDDEKLKPYFQLEKVLDGAFTVAQKLYGLTFTEVFDIDKYHEEVMTYEVKDADNNLVAIFYADFFPRRGKRNGAWMTSFKSQSIKEGVNERPHISNVCNFTKPTETKPSLLTFNEVTTLFHEFGHGLHGMLANTTYPSLSGTSVFWDFVELPSQIMENWCYEPEALALFANHYETNEIIPIEYVQKIKESASFQEGLATLRQLSFGLLDMAWHGQDPTNITDLKTFETEQFANTQLYPDVKENAMSTAFSHIFQGGYSSGYYSYKWAEVLDADAFEYFQENGIFNYEVASKFKDNVLSKGGTEHPMTLYKRFRGQEPKPEALLKRAGLL, encoded by the coding sequence ATGAGCATCTTAACACAGTATTTCAAGACCAAACACAATACAGCACCTTTTTCGCAGATCAAAATCGAAGATTACGTTCCTGCTTTCAACGAAGCAATTGCTTTGGCTAAGGCCGAAATTGATGCCATCGTAAACAATCCGGAGGAACCCACTTTTGAAAACACGGTTGTAGCAATGGATTTTACAGGTGATGTTCTGGATCGTCTTTCCAGTATTTTCTTCAATCTGAATTCGGCAGAAACTACTGATGAAATGCAAAAAATTGCACAGGAAGTCTCTCCTTTACTTTCGGAATTCGGAAATGACATTACTTTAAATGCAGCATTATTTGCTAAAATTAAAGCCGTTTACGAACAAAAAGAAAAGCTGAATTTAAATCCGGAGCAAACTACGCTTTTGGATAAAAAATACAAAAGCTTCTCCAGAAACGGAGCCAATTTACCTGAAGACAAAAAAGAAAGTTTACGTGAAATCGACAAAGAATTATCAAAGTTAAGTCTGCAGTTTGGCGAAAATGTTCTGGCCGAAACCAATGCTTTCGAATTGCATTTAACCGATGAAAAAGATTTGGCAGGTTTACCGGAAGGTACTATTGAAGCTGCAAGATTATTAGCTAAAAGTCAGGAAAAAGAGGGCTGGATTTTCACTTTGGATTATCCGAGTTATATTCCGTTTGTAACCTATGCCGATAATCGTGAATTACGTAAAAAAATGGCGATTGCTTTTGGTGCAAAAGCTTTTCAAAATAACGAGTTTGACAATCAGGAAAACGTATTGGCAATTGCCAAACTACGTTTTAAAAGAGCCAATTTATTAGGATATAAAACTCATGCTCATTTTGTTTTAGAGGAAAGAATGGCCGAAAGTCCGGAAAAAGTTTTCTCTTTCCTTAATGATTTACTGGCCAAAGCAAAACCGGCAGCTCAAAAAGAGTTTGCTGAATTAGCCGCTTTCGCTAAAGAATTGGACGGAATTGAACAATTGGAGAAATGGGATGGCGCTTATTATTCTGAAAAATTAAAACAGCAGCTTTTCAACTTAGACGACGAAAAGCTGAAACCTTATTTTCAATTAGAAAAAGTTTTAGACGGAGCTTTTACCGTTGCTCAAAAACTGTACGGATTGACTTTTACGGAAGTTTTCGACATCGACAAATATCACGAAGAAGTGATGACATACGAGGTAAAAGATGCAGACAACAATTTGGTTGCTATTTTCTATGCGGATTTTTTCCCTAGAAGAGGAAAACGAAACGGAGCCTGGATGACCTCTTTCAAATCACAATCTATAAAAGAGGGCGTAAACGAAAGACCCCATATTTCGAACGTTTGCAACTTCACTAAGCCTACTGAAACCAAACCTTCGTTATTGACGTTTAATGAAGTTACTACTTTATTTCACGAATTTGGTCACGGTTTACACGGAATGCTTGCGAACACTACTTACCCTAGCTTGTCCGGAACTTCTGTATTTTGGGATTTTGTAGAATTACCAAGTCAGATTATGGAAAACTGGTGTTACGAGCCTGAAGCTTTGGCTTTGTTTGCCAATCACTACGAAACGAATGAAATTATTCCGATCGAATATGTTCAAAAAATTAAAGAAAGTGCCAGTTTTCAGGAAGGTCTTGCCACTTTACGTCAATTGAGTTTCGGACTTCTGGATATGGCCTGGCACGGACAAGATCCGACAAATATTACGGATCTGAAAACTTTCGAAACAGAGCAATTTGCGAACACTCAATTGTATCCTGACGTAAAAGAAAATGCAATGAGTACTGCTTTTTCTCATATTTTTCAGGGCGGTTATTCTTCAGGATATTACAGCTACAAATGGGCGGAAGTACTGGATGCTGATGCTTTTGAATATTTTCAGGAAAACGGTATCTTCAATTACGAAGTTGCTTCAAAATTCAAAGACAATGTACTGTCTAAAGGAGGAACTGAACATCCGATGACTTTATACAAACGTTTCAGAGGTCAGGAACCAAAACCGGAAGCTTTATTGAAAAGAGCCGGATTACTTTAA
- a CDS encoding T9SS type B sorting domain-containing protein, whose amino-acid sequence MTGKYGNTIVLDFKVHNNTNASIPNYSFVFNWKGVSNVIMWSGMDVIQNGDNGIVELKKTAWGDVLRVGTTTYSVTMNYVPGMFPPGQGTLNGTPIKGITCYTPPAAENFKCEKNFSSICAIKPVGPNGNEIKIGEGSVWAWGERVDVYIPENRKGWAIGMAVSHSLFTNLMGFEAMSINEYFATTIQEINAGCEGSKLISPGWVTKKYPNQDLINGGVNCYDTTGKVAAGYFQQEMGGSWMEMFMNYPCFIPQVSKNSFISDPAIGASFEFQSIIKTYHDYRNIAFWQYVKCWNPVGFIKDSKDPYAAVKILAVAYNQGMNSGAFEPVFVKNRANAVAATNLMDYISPASPSGLDRLYAEQINRLTKVLDNRVADISWTDAAIWGVTDKSAHTFRGFYDSQMEWTDVEAYIKKITPFYAAFGVTEANFIAAVKPVFDRINGGNSISFRYQMHDVIEAIVVFLPAFDPKKGLSEVYGNESNGCFAPTARMEGFDGGCGKDLGLTVYFSGTPPYKFTYKKTDVSPEIVYPEITTSQNPYSIDPSSLSEGTYAIVAISDANSAGEVVCEPIEIKNVGAVISAKLVKDGGTCTGTGAGVKVEISGTGSGPFIIEYEIDGVAQSPVTINNTGLNPLIVAPAKEGTYRLTKISSGGCTSALDDTIVIDKGIPASASAKLIRYGGVSCSGLGSGIQVNIISTKSGPFTIEYEINGTVQSPVTINNTGLHTLIMAPANVGTYRLTKISVGGCDFLLDDTLVIYGGVPPKASASLIRYGGNSCLGENSGVQVEITSPDLGPFVIEYEIDGILQSPITINDAGLHTLVAAPSKAGSYRITKISTGGCSFSLDNSLVIDNEEAFTANAKLVRYGGDFCLGENSGVQVEIASKDPGPFTIDYEFNGIIQSPVTIDSIGLHTLLESPAQAGTYQLTKISTKSCSLLMDDVLIIEENTALAEVVIEGNLMICKGDSTVLEVNIPTNHIIKSYQWEVDDNAILGANTNTYVATKEGNYTVNVVTSKGCNLISSVAKVIFLNKEDCELEKPELTELDYPKFFTPNSDGYNDTWHVNNLENFTKLEIDIFDRYGKFITHLTKDTPGWDGTFRSTPVFSSDYWFVLTYEEINNPGITKQIRSHFSLKR is encoded by the coding sequence ATGACAGGTAAGTATGGAAACACGATTGTTTTGGATTTTAAAGTGCATAATAATACAAATGCTTCAATACCGAATTATAGTTTTGTTTTCAATTGGAAAGGAGTTTCTAATGTTATTATGTGGTCCGGAATGGATGTCATTCAAAACGGAGATAACGGTATAGTTGAGCTTAAAAAAACGGCTTGGGGAGATGTTCTGCGGGTAGGAACTACAACTTATAGTGTCACGATGAATTATGTGCCGGGGATGTTTCCGCCGGGCCAGGGGACATTAAATGGTACTCCCATAAAAGGAATTACTTGTTATACACCGCCTGCTGCTGAGAATTTTAAGTGCGAAAAAAACTTCAGTAGTATCTGCGCCATAAAACCTGTGGGACCTAATGGTAATGAAATAAAAATTGGAGAAGGATCTGTCTGGGCATGGGGTGAACGTGTAGATGTTTATATTCCTGAAAATAGAAAAGGCTGGGCTATTGGTATGGCTGTTTCTCACAGTTTGTTTACCAACCTGATGGGATTTGAGGCCATGAGTATCAATGAATATTTTGCAACAACGATTCAGGAAATAAATGCAGGCTGCGAAGGGAGTAAGCTTATTTCCCCAGGTTGGGTTACAAAAAAGTATCCTAATCAGGATTTAATTAACGGGGGAGTCAACTGTTATGATACGACAGGAAAGGTTGCGGCAGGATATTTTCAGCAAGAGATGGGAGGAAGCTGGATGGAGATGTTTATGAACTATCCTTGTTTCATACCTCAGGTTTCTAAGAATAGTTTTATAAGCGATCCGGCCATAGGAGCAAGCTTTGAATTTCAGTCAATTATAAAAACGTATCATGATTACAGAAATATTGCTTTTTGGCAATATGTTAAATGTTGGAATCCTGTAGGATTTATAAAGGACTCAAAAGATCCCTATGCAGCGGTTAAAATTTTAGCTGTGGCTTATAATCAGGGAATGAACAGTGGTGCTTTTGAACCAGTTTTTGTTAAAAATCGTGCAAATGCTGTCGCTGCAACAAATTTGATGGATTACATCTCTCCGGCTTCACCTTCCGGTCTGGACCGACTTTATGCAGAACAAATTAACAGGCTCACAAAAGTATTAGACAATAGGGTGGCAGATATAAGTTGGACTGATGCTGCTATTTGGGGCGTAACCGATAAATCTGCACATACATTTAGAGGATTTTATGACTCACAAATGGAATGGACTGATGTAGAAGCTTATATAAAGAAAATTACCCCTTTTTATGCAGCTTTCGGAGTAACTGAAGCCAATTTTATAGCAGCAGTCAAACCAGTTTTTGATCGTATCAATGGAGGGAATTCTATCTCTTTCAGATATCAAATGCACGATGTAATAGAGGCAATAGTGGTTTTTTTGCCAGCCTTTGATCCTAAAAAAGGACTTTCTGAAGTTTATGGTAACGAATCAAACGGTTGTTTTGCTCCTACAGCCAGAATGGAAGGATTTGATGGAGGTTGTGGGAAAGATTTAGGATTAACAGTTTATTTCTCCGGTACACCTCCTTATAAATTTACGTACAAAAAAACAGATGTATCTCCCGAAATTGTTTATCCCGAAATAACCACTTCACAAAATCCGTATTCGATAGATCCCTCATCTTTGTCAGAAGGAACATATGCTATTGTTGCAATAAGTGATGCTAATTCTGCGGGAGAAGTGGTGTGTGAGCCTATAGAAATAAAAAATGTTGGAGCTGTAATATCAGCAAAATTAGTTAAAGATGGAGGGACCTGTACGGGAACGGGAGCAGGGGTCAAGGTCGAAATAAGCGGTACGGGATCCGGTCCTTTTATAATAGAATATGAAATAGACGGAGTGGCCCAATCTCCCGTAACAATAAATAATACAGGTTTGAATCCTTTAATAGTTGCTCCGGCTAAGGAGGGAACTTATCGATTGACTAAAATCTCTTCGGGAGGATGTACCTCGGCGCTTGATGATACAATTGTTATTGATAAAGGAATTCCAGCATCAGCCAGTGCTAAATTAATCAGGTATGGAGGAGTTTCCTGCTCAGGTTTAGGCTCAGGGATTCAAGTAAACATTATAAGTACAAAATCAGGACCATTTACGATAGAATATGAAATCAACGGAACCGTTCAATCTCCTGTAACGATAAACAATACAGGTTTGCACACCTTAATAATGGCTCCGGCAAATGTTGGAACTTATCGATTAACAAAAATTTCAGTTGGTGGTTGTGACTTTTTACTGGATGATACTTTGGTTATTTATGGAGGAGTGCCTCCTAAAGCCAGTGCCAGTCTAATTAGATATGGAGGAAATTCTTGTTTAGGGGAAAACTCAGGTGTACAGGTAGAAATTACGAGTCCGGATTTAGGACCTTTTGTAATAGAGTATGAAATTGACGGAATACTGCAATCTCCCATAACTATAAATGATGCGGGTTTACATACTTTAGTAGCAGCTCCGTCTAAGGCCGGAAGCTATCGAATTACAAAAATATCAACCGGAGGATGTAGTTTTTCATTAGATAATTCTCTTGTGATTGATAATGAAGAAGCATTTACTGCCAACGCTAAATTAGTCAGATATGGAGGAGATTTTTGTTTAGGAGAGAATTCAGGAGTTCAGGTAGAAATTGCTAGTAAAGATCCGGGACCATTTACAATAGATTATGAATTCAATGGAATAATTCAATCTCCGGTCACTATTGATAGTATCGGTTTACATACATTATTGGAGTCTCCGGCTCAGGCAGGAACTTATCAATTAACCAAAATTTCAACAAAAAGTTGTAGTCTCTTAATGGATGATGTTTTGATTATTGAAGAGAATACAGCTTTAGCAGAGGTTGTAATTGAAGGAAATCTAATGATTTGCAAAGGAGATAGTACTGTTTTAGAGGTAAACATTCCTACCAATCATATTATTAAGTCTTATCAATGGGAAGTTGATGACAATGCTATCTTGGGAGCCAATACAAATACTTATGTTGCAACTAAGGAAGGAAATTATACCGTGAATGTTGTTACCAGTAAGGGGTGCAATTTAATTTCGTCAGTGGCAAAAGTGATTTTTTTAAACAAAGAAGATTGTGAGTTAGAAAAACCTGAATTAACCGAATTGGACTATCCTAAATTTTTTACGCCTAATAGTGATGGATATAATGATACCTGGCATGTAAATAATCTGGAGAATTTCACCAAATTAGAGATCGATATTTTTGACAGATATGGTAAGTTCATCACTCATCTAACAAAAGATACTCCGGGATGGGATGGTACTTTTAGAAGCACTCCTGTTTTTTCCTCAGATTATTGGTTTGTTCTAACGTATGAAGAGATAAATAATCCGGGGATTACCAAACAAATTAGAAGTCATTTTTCTCTAAAAAGATAG
- a CDS encoding glycosyl hydrolase family 18 protein, which produces MKKHYLLFLFSVLFPIVLFSQPSHTKKVVGYYAQWAIYDRNFNVPKIDGSKLTHLNYSFYGTSYDPAHPENTKLQCLDTYADFEHTEGGIPWDAPVKGNFYDLMKLKQKYPHLKVLISVGGWTKGQDLSPIAASPVARAALAADMVNFITTYPFIDGFDIDWEYPVKGGTDGTEEINGAPIPPQKHSPDDNKNLVYLLKAMRQAMPNKLISIAAGNNVRDVSVQYLGPNNRAQYGMTEDISTYCDYITYFGYDFGGNWYDKTCYNAPLYASGNTNDPLYGTTQSESLDELTNQYLNVVGFPANKLIMGLPFYGKKFDHVANNGTNPNLPGLFVAAPRDVVPGCKNPQSPIGTWDGSAACERSGSIEICDLVGNPVTHSHPYLDPTTMSVTPTAASAGWVRYFDTTTKVPYLYNSTLKQFISYEDKQSIDLKVKYITSKNLAGGMVWELSQDTRGTVPNALLTQIDDSFKVSVVGNLAVSGSVKMGLNLVSDVTVQLKDENNTVIQTVQSTDGKFTFNNVVSGGKYFVTALKVSYTFTPAVLTNITTNQTNITVQGTQPLYTISGTVLNGTTAVSGVTVTAASAANNSTAVSDSKGAYNLNGLTAGADYTVKAEKTGFVFSPASIVYTVLSEDKTLNFTQIVNKISGTVKNGSVPVVGAKIEMTLPWTDSTHPYATFLATTDANGKYSFDNSVLSGYTTITSLKMNAWDNASVVYYPTDLANLPIPVLPKEYNFNSNAIAPEVTITSPSTADLAIVPGTAIQLKANANMTFEDGKTTLSSVSFNVNGLNITGTNTTGTEYVATWTPVAADFNKSYTLKATATASNNATSENSFPFYLRCSGTNCPNVVPEIVWTAPVSTTINQVSGFQPVSIIVNATDADGTIQSVAASINGTYFPMTKGSGNTYSYTFTPNAYKEFPIIIKAIDDKGGEKLLNQSITIVNSKFNPLPAKVIVGYAHGWESGSAPFLYFKEIADKKYNVVVYSFIETVNRDGYTPVLVVNEPRFFTNGVFDPQLLKKDIKTLRDKGIPVIVSIGGQNGHVVLSTVDQKNTFVNGIKAIVDQYNFDGLDIDFEGSSMNFGAGALKDFSYSAVSAYPKLKNVIDAFKELKAYYGTGFILTAAPETYYVQVGYSVYGDGAGSFLPVIHNLRNELDLLMVQLYNTGSVNALDNTAYSQATPDFLVAMSDMLMKGFNVASTGFYFAPLPASKIVIAIPACPGAAPAGGYLTPDKGINAFNYLRFGTTYSGRKYTMRSSLQPQMRGVMTWSINWDAACGSGYEFSNAYDNYFSKSLSVDKFDEKEDINFITYFKDNALTIKVHNEAIDIDHVEVYNTLGQSIVNYKNIQNNRNLWLEDQSFLTKQLFIVVITDNLGRRKSYKLVNF; this is translated from the coding sequence ATGAAAAAACACTACTTATTATTTTTATTTTCAGTTTTATTTCCAATCGTATTATTTTCTCAGCCGAGTCATACTAAAAAAGTAGTTGGATATTATGCACAATGGGCTATTTATGACCGAAATTTCAACGTTCCGAAGATTGATGGAAGCAAACTTACGCATTTAAATTATTCTTTTTACGGTACAAGTTATGATCCGGCTCATCCGGAGAATACAAAATTACAATGTTTGGATACCTATGCTGATTTTGAGCATACAGAAGGTGGAATTCCATGGGATGCTCCCGTTAAAGGAAATTTTTATGATTTAATGAAGCTGAAGCAAAAGTACCCCCATTTAAAAGTGCTAATATCTGTTGGTGGCTGGACAAAAGGCCAGGATCTTTCTCCAATAGCGGCCAGTCCTGTAGCAAGAGCTGCTTTGGCAGCCGATATGGTAAATTTTATTACCACCTATCCTTTTATTGATGGTTTCGATATCGATTGGGAATATCCTGTCAAAGGAGGAACAGATGGTACCGAAGAGATTAATGGAGCTCCAATCCCTCCGCAAAAACATAGTCCTGACGATAATAAGAACCTGGTATATTTATTAAAAGCAATGCGTCAGGCAATGCCAAATAAATTAATTTCAATTGCTGCAGGAAACAATGTTAGAGATGTATCTGTACAATATTTAGGCCCAAACAATAGAGCTCAATACGGAATGACAGAAGACATTTCGACGTATTGCGATTATATCACTTATTTTGGCTACGATTTTGGAGGTAACTGGTACGATAAGACCTGCTATAACGCTCCTCTGTATGCAAGTGGTAACACCAACGATCCGCTTTATGGTACAACACAGTCAGAATCATTAGACGAATTAACCAATCAATATTTGAATGTAGTGGGTTTTCCTGCCAATAAATTAATCATGGGATTACCTTTTTACGGGAAAAAATTTGATCATGTAGCCAATAATGGAACCAATCCAAATCTACCAGGATTATTTGTTGCGGCGCCAAGGGATGTTGTTCCGGGATGTAAAAATCCGCAAAGCCCTATCGGGACCTGGGATGGTTCGGCAGCATGTGAACGTTCAGGAAGTATAGAAATTTGTGATTTAGTTGGTAATCCGGTAACCCATTCACATCCTTATTTAGATCCAACTACTATGTCAGTTACACCCACTGCTGCTTCAGCAGGATGGGTGAGATATTTTGATACTACAACCAAAGTTCCTTATTTATATAATTCAACCTTAAAACAGTTTATCTCTTATGAAGATAAGCAGTCGATTGATCTTAAAGTCAAATATATAACTTCTAAGAATCTTGCGGGAGGTATGGTTTGGGAATTGTCTCAAGATACCAGAGGTACTGTGCCAAACGCATTATTAACTCAGATAGATGATTCCTTTAAGGTTTCTGTTGTGGGAAATTTAGCTGTTAGTGGTTCTGTAAAAATGGGACTGAATTTGGTTTCAGATGTCACAGTTCAGTTAAAAGATGAAAACAATACGGTTATTCAAACCGTTCAATCTACAGATGGAAAATTTACTTTTAACAATGTAGTCTCAGGAGGGAAATATTTTGTTACAGCTTTAAAAGTCTCGTATACTTTTACACCTGCAGTACTAACAAATATAACTACAAATCAGACGAATATTACAGTTCAGGGAACACAACCTCTTTATACAATTAGTGGAACTGTGCTAAATGGGACTACTGCAGTTTCGGGAGTAACAGTTACTGCAGCTTCAGCAGCAAATAATAGTACTGCAGTTTCAGATTCCAAAGGAGCTTATAACTTAAATGGTTTAACAGCGGGAGCAGACTATACTGTCAAGGCTGAAAAAACCGGATTTGTTTTTTCACCCGCTTCTATTGTATACACTGTTTTAAGTGAAGATAAAACGCTAAATTTTACTCAAATAGTAAATAAAATAAGCGGAACTGTAAAAAATGGTTCAGTACCAGTTGTTGGTGCAAAAATTGAAATGACTCTTCCCTGGACGGATAGTACACATCCTTATGCCACTTTTTTGGCTACGACTGACGCTAATGGAAAATATAGTTTTGACAATTCAGTACTTTCAGGTTATACAACAATCACAAGTTTAAAAATGAATGCCTGGGATAACGCTTCAGTTGTTTATTATCCGACTGACCTGGCAAATTTACCCATTCCGGTTTTACCAAAAGAATACAACTTTAATTCAAATGCTATCGCTCCGGAAGTGACAATTACAAGTCCATCTACTGCAGATCTTGCAATAGTTCCGGGAACAGCTATCCAGCTTAAAGCAAATGCCAATATGACTTTCGAAGATGGGAAGACTACATTATCATCCGTTTCATTTAATGTAAATGGCTTAAATATCACAGGTACAAATACAACAGGTACAGAATATGTGGCAACATGGACACCGGTAGCAGCAGATTTCAATAAGAGCTATACTCTAAAAGCCACAGCTACTGCGTCTAATAATGCGACATCTGAAAATAGTTTTCCATTTTATTTGCGATGTTCAGGTACAAATTGCCCAAATGTAGTTCCGGAAATTGTTTGGACTGCCCCAGTGTCAACTACAATTAATCAGGTATCAGGTTTTCAGCCCGTTTCAATAATTGTCAATGCAACAGATGCCGATGGTACAATTCAAAGCGTTGCCGCAAGTATAAACGGGACTTATTTTCCGATGACAAAAGGCTCCGGAAATACATACAGCTATACTTTTACCCCAAATGCTTATAAAGAATTTCCAATAATCATAAAAGCAATTGATGACAAAGGTGGTGAAAAACTACTGAACCAATCGATTACTATTGTTAACTCAAAGTTTAATCCGTTGCCGGCTAAAGTTATTGTTGGTTATGCCCATGGATGGGAAAGTGGAAGCGCGCCATTTTTGTATTTTAAAGAAATTGCAGATAAAAAATACAATGTTGTCGTTTATTCCTTTATAGAAACGGTTAACAGAGATGGTTACACACCCGTTTTAGTAGTAAATGAACCTCGATTTTTTACAAATGGAGTTTTTGATCCACAATTATTAAAAAAGGATATCAAAACTTTGAGAGATAAAGGCATTCCGGTAATCGTTTCAATTGGTGGACAAAATGGACATGTTGTATTAAGCACTGTTGACCAGAAAAATACTTTTGTAAATGGAATAAAAGCGATTGTTGATCAGTATAATTTTGATGGACTTGATATTGATTTTGAAGGCAGCTCTATGAATTTTGGGGCAGGAGCACTAAAAGATTTTTCTTATTCGGCTGTTTCGGCATATCCAAAACTTAAGAATGTAATTGATGCTTTCAAGGAATTAAAGGCTTACTATGGAACAGGTTTTATTTTAACTGCTGCTCCCGAAACCTATTATGTACAAGTTGGATATTCGGTGTATGGAGATGGTGCCGGATCTTTTTTGCCCGTAATTCATAATTTACGTAATGAGTTAGATCTTTTGATGGTGCAATTGTACAACACCGGATCTGTAAATGCTTTAGATAATACAGCATATTCTCAAGCCACTCCGGATTTTTTAGTAGCCATGTCAGATATGTTGATGAAAGGATTCAATGTAGCATCAACAGGATTTTATTTTGCACCATTGCCGGCTTCTAAAATAGTTATTGCAATTCCGGCTTGTCCCGGAGCAGCACCGGCGGGAGGATATTTAACACCTGACAAAGGGATTAACGCTTTTAACTATTTACGATTTGGCACTACATATTCAGGACGAAAATATACAATGAGATCTTCTTTACAGCCGCAAATGAGAGGAGTTATGACCTGGTCTATCAATTGGGATGCCGCTTGCGGAAGTGGGTATGAGTTTTCTAACGCTTATGACAATTATTTTAGTAAATCACTGTCGGTTGATAAATTTGACGAAAAAGAGGATATCAATTTTATAACTTATTTTAAAGATAATGCATTGACTATCAAAGTTCATAATGAAGCAATTGATATTGATCATGTTGAGGTGTATAATACTCTTGGACAATCTATAGTAAACTACAAAAATATTCAAAACAACAGAAACTTGTGGTTAGAAGACCAAAGTTTCCTGACGAAGCAATTATTTATTGTTGTCATAACCGATAATCTCGGACGAAGAAAATCGTATAAGCTGGTTAATTTTTAA
- a CDS encoding vancomycin high temperature exclusion protein: MKKYLKVLFSLFIIGIVTIVFVNLYVKSSTKNFIYHTLKKLPKNEVGIIFGAGINGDQPSKYLKDRLDAGILLYKTHKIDKILLSGDNGRDEYDELTVMKTYCFNHGVDTTKIYIDYAGFDTYSTMYRAKHIFKIKKATLISQEYHLNRAIYIGQKLGVKSIGFSANKGEYLGYNYVTSREYGSISKSFFDVLRNREPRFLGNEININGVSNYSKEDKR; this comes from the coding sequence TTGAAAAAATATCTTAAAGTACTTTTTTCCCTTTTCATCATCGGAATTGTTACTATCGTTTTTGTAAATCTATATGTAAAATCATCAACCAAAAATTTTATTTATCATACTTTAAAGAAGCTTCCGAAAAATGAGGTTGGAATTATTTTTGGAGCCGGAATCAATGGTGATCAGCCGAGTAAATATTTAAAAGACAGACTGGATGCAGGAATTCTATTGTATAAAACACATAAAATAGATAAAATTCTGCTATCAGGCGATAATGGCAGAGACGAATACGATGAATTAACCGTCATGAAAACCTATTGTTTCAATCATGGAGTGGACACCACTAAAATTTATATTGATTATGCCGGTTTTGATACCTACTCCACTATGTACCGCGCCAAACATATTTTTAAAATCAAAAAAGCGACTTTAATTTCTCAGGAATATCACTTAAACAGAGCAATTTACATTGGACAAAAACTTGGGGTAAAATCAATTGGATTTTCTGCCAACAAAGGAGAATACCTGGGATACAACTATGTAACTTCCCGAGAATATGGTTCTATTTCAAAATCTTTTTTTGATGTTTTAAGAAATCGGGAACCTCGCTTTTTAGGAAATGAAATTAATATAAATGGTGTTTCCAATTATTCGAAAGAGGATAAACGATAA